Proteins from a single region of Abyssalbus ytuae:
- a CDS encoding lytic transglycosylase domain-containing protein, which translates to MKKIFFVAGIFLIYNLAFSQISNEKAKQLMKIIKTSKKPAVNPQEVVTYKQAVKITDTVQNKIDGKIYFTQKKDSLVFQNHPYASHIENEWMRELYSSGLFDTINRTITNLDYKEVVYDELPTDTLKSRLAKLNQKTPFNIEYNPSLESVIKMFLKNRREHLERLMTMSKFYFPMFEQELDNYDIPLEVKYLAIVESALNPRAKSRVGATGLWQFMFATGKMYGLDVSSYVDERSDPIKSTKAACKYLAKLYEIFGDWDLALAAYNSGPGNVSKAIRRSGGYQNYWNLRPFLPRETAGYVPSFLATMYIFEYAGEHGFNEINPEKAYFETDTVHVKKLITFDQISELIGVNVEEIQFFNPSYKLDIIPYIEDENYSLRLPVDAIGKFVSNEDTIYAHVAAEQAKKEKPLPQLFEMDSRIRYRVKSGDYLGKIANKFGVRISDIKRWNGLRNNNINIGQRLTIYPKKPVFNAVPKTTAKTPTTNQMSSDKIYTVIEGDTLWSISRKFPEISVENIKEWNDISGTNLKPGMKLKLCKC; encoded by the coding sequence ATGAAGAAGATATTTTTTGTAGCCGGAATTTTCCTTATTTACAACCTTGCTTTTTCTCAAATTTCTAATGAAAAAGCCAAGCAGTTAATGAAAATCATCAAAACAAGCAAAAAACCTGCTGTTAATCCCCAGGAAGTTGTTACCTATAAGCAAGCCGTAAAAATTACCGATACTGTTCAAAATAAAATTGACGGCAAAATATATTTCACCCAAAAAAAGGATAGCCTCGTTTTTCAAAACCACCCCTATGCAAGCCATATAGAGAATGAATGGATGCGGGAATTGTACTCTTCAGGTCTTTTTGATACTATCAACAGAACTATCACCAACTTAGACTATAAGGAAGTTGTTTATGACGAATTGCCTACCGACACATTAAAAAGCCGTTTGGCAAAGCTCAATCAAAAAACCCCGTTTAATATTGAATACAATCCGTCTTTGGAAAGCGTGATAAAAATGTTTCTTAAAAACCGCAGGGAACATTTGGAAAGATTAATGACAATGAGCAAATTTTACTTTCCCATGTTTGAGCAGGAGCTCGATAATTATGATATTCCCCTGGAAGTAAAATACCTTGCCATAGTAGAATCTGCTTTGAATCCAAGAGCAAAATCAAGGGTTGGTGCTACAGGTCTTTGGCAATTTATGTTTGCTACAGGAAAAATGTATGGCCTGGATGTAAGCAGTTATGTAGATGAAAGAAGTGACCCTATTAAATCTACCAAAGCAGCCTGTAAATATCTTGCCAAACTATACGAAATTTTTGGCGACTGGGATCTGGCACTTGCAGCATATAATTCCGGCCCAGGAAATGTTTCAAAAGCGATAAGACGCAGCGGGGGTTATCAAAACTACTGGAATTTAAGGCCATTCCTTCCGCGTGAAACTGCGGGGTATGTTCCTTCTTTTCTGGCAACCATGTATATTTTCGAATATGCCGGAGAACATGGTTTTAATGAAATAAATCCGGAAAAAGCATATTTTGAAACCGATACTGTCCATGTAAAAAAACTAATAACTTTTGATCAGATTTCAGAATTAATCGGAGTAAATGTTGAAGAAATTCAATTTTTCAACCCATCATACAAACTCGATATAATTCCTTATATAGAGGACGAGAATTACTCTCTCCGGCTTCCGGTGGACGCTATTGGAAAATTTGTTTCAAATGAAGACACCATTTATGCTCATGTGGCTGCAGAACAGGCTAAAAAAGAAAAACCCCTGCCACAGCTTTTCGAAATGGATTCCCGTATAAGATATAGAGTTAAAAGCGGAGATTATTTAGGAAAAATAGCCAATAAATTCGGAGTCAGAATAAGCGATATAAAAAGATGGAATGGTTTAAGAAATAATAACATTAATATTGGCCAGAGGCTAACTATTTACCCCAAAAAACCCGTATTTAATGCTGTACCTAAAACAACAGCTAAAACCCCTACCACAAATCAGATGAGTAGTGATAAGATCTATACGGTTATAGAAGGAGATACACTTTGGAGTATTTCCCGAAAATTTCCCGAAATTTCTGTTGAGAATATTAAAGAATGGAACGATATTAGTGGCACTAATTTAAAACCCGGTATGAAACTTAAACTCTGTAAGTGTTAA
- a CDS encoding DUF4837 family protein — MKKIFILIALVSLITACKKGESKRYVPDSVGGINSLSVVMDDDLWKGEVGDAVRKHFAASIDAFPWWDEPIFKITQMQHSVFNGFARLSRNILIVQKDSVMGTSVKDSLYAQPQKTLLIQAPTEEELISLINKNADDFVETIRNHELKEQKRRIALSLNKDEKLEKILGIKLRMPSVYKVVKEEGKFLWLEKQIQKGTMNILAYEMPLNSIPNDSTKVEAIVKMRDSIGEKFIPGREEGMYMITEKAFAPLVFDAKIDGKPAIEAKGLWEVKNFMMAGPFINYIIEDKKNNRLVVVEGFTFAPSTNKRDFMFELEAILTSLKFLN; from the coding sequence ATGAAAAAAATATTTATTCTGATTGCCCTGGTATCCCTGATAACCGCTTGTAAAAAAGGAGAAAGTAAAAGATATGTGCCAGACTCGGTAGGAGGCATCAATTCGTTATCGGTAGTCATGGATGATGACTTATGGAAAGGTGAGGTTGGTGATGCCGTGAGAAAACATTTTGCCGCATCCATAGATGCTTTTCCCTGGTGGGACGAACCCATTTTTAAAATAACCCAAATGCAGCATTCGGTATTTAATGGTTTTGCACGTCTTAGCCGGAATATACTTATTGTTCAGAAAGATTCGGTTATGGGAACATCTGTAAAAGACAGCCTGTATGCCCAACCACAAAAAACATTACTAATTCAGGCACCTACCGAAGAAGAACTTATTTCCTTAATAAATAAGAATGCCGATGATTTTGTAGAAACTATACGAAATCATGAATTAAAAGAGCAGAAAAGAAGAATAGCCTTATCCTTAAATAAAGATGAGAAACTTGAAAAAATTCTGGGAATAAAATTAAGAATGCCGTCAGTTTATAAAGTGGTAAAAGAAGAAGGAAAGTTTTTGTGGCTCGAAAAACAAATTCAAAAAGGAACCATGAATATCCTGGCCTACGAAATGCCCCTGAACTCAATTCCAAATGATTCTACCAAAGTAGAAGCCATTGTAAAAATGAGAGATTCCATAGGCGAAAAATTTATACCCGGCCGTGAAGAAGGCATGTATATGATAACCGAAAAAGCCTTTGCTCCCCTTGTTTTTGATGCAAAAATTGACGGAAAGCCAGCAATAGAAGCCAAAGGATTATGGGAAGTGAAAAACTTCATGATGGCCGGTCCGTTTATAAATTATATAATAGAAGATAAAAAAAATAACCGCCTGGTAGTAGTAGAGGGTTTTACGTTTGCCCCGTCTACAAACAAAAGGGATTTTATGTTTGAATTGGAAGCGATCTTAACATCGTTGAAATTTTTAAATTAA
- the tatA gene encoding twin-arginine translocase TatA/TatE family subunit, whose protein sequence is MILSNIFLGMIGPWQIVIVVVLILLLFGGKKIPELMRGLGSGIKEFKDASKEDEDEKKMDESKK, encoded by the coding sequence ATGATTTTATCAAATATTTTTTTAGGAATGATTGGACCGTGGCAAATAGTAATAGTTGTTGTATTAATACTATTGCTTTTTGGGGGTAAAAAAATTCCGGAACTAATGAGGGGGCTTGGAAGCGGGATAAAAGAATTTAAAGATGCCTCAAAAGAAGATGAGGATGAGAAAAAAATGGATGAGAGCAAAAAATAA
- a CDS encoding M23 family metallopeptidase: MAKSKRKQLKKKLLHKYRLVVLNEDTFEEKVSFKLNRLNVFVFGTLIILFLIAGTTVLIAFTPLREYIPGYSSTKLKQDVADLIYEVDSLETKLTKNEIYYSTIQKVLKGEIEPTNINRDSLFEAFEQDTTGINLAPNKQDSLLRKEVALEDKYSLFDSNKSKLNSVLFPPVRGIISEGYNAKNKHFAIDVVAPKDSPVKAVADGTVIFAEWSAETGFVCIIEHGHGLISAYKHNSSLTKKQGDLVKSGEVIATIGNTGELTTGPHLHFELWNEGYPVNPLNYIDFE, translated from the coding sequence ATGGCAAAGTCTAAAAGAAAACAGTTAAAAAAGAAGTTACTTCACAAATACCGCCTTGTGGTATTAAACGAAGATACTTTTGAAGAAAAAGTTTCATTTAAATTGAACCGGCTTAACGTATTTGTTTTTGGTACTCTGATTATTTTATTTTTAATAGCGGGTACCACCGTTTTAATAGCCTTCACCCCTTTAAGGGAATATATCCCGGGTTATTCCTCAACAAAACTCAAGCAGGATGTAGCCGATCTTATTTATGAGGTGGATTCCCTTGAGACCAAACTCACCAAAAATGAAATTTACTACAGCACTATTCAAAAGGTTTTGAAAGGTGAAATAGAACCTACAAATATTAACAGGGATTCACTTTTTGAAGCTTTTGAACAAGACACCACAGGTATAAATCTTGCACCCAACAAGCAGGATTCCCTGTTGAGAAAAGAAGTAGCACTGGAAGATAAGTACAGTTTGTTCGACTCAAATAAATCTAAACTGAATTCGGTACTTTTTCCTCCGGTACGGGGTATAATCTCTGAAGGATATAATGCTAAAAACAAACATTTTGCCATAGACGTTGTGGCTCCAAAAGATTCTCCGGTAAAAGCAGTAGCCGATGGCACTGTTATTTTCGCAGAATGGTCGGCTGAAACAGGTTTTGTTTGTATTATCGAACATGGCCACGGCCTTATATCTGCCTATAAACATAATTCATCATTAACCAAAAAACAGGGAGATCTTGTAAAATCAGGCGAAGTGATTGCAACAATAGGAAATACGGGAGAATTAACCACCGGACCCCATTTACATTTTGAACTTTGGAATGAAGGGTATCCGGTAAATCCCCTCAATTATATTGATTTTGAATAG
- a CDS encoding GH3 auxin-responsive promoter family protein has product MSLKTLGAKIFAKKIYNKIQKWANNPVGTQEKVFRELILKAENTSFGKDHHFSEITNYQDFIKNVPVRDYEALKPYIARIVEGEENVLWEGKPLYFAKTSGTTSGVKNIPLTAESLKFQIQAARDAILCYIHETGNGKFVDGKWIFLQGSPVLKEKNGVKIGRLSGIVAHYVPSYLLKNRMPSWNTNCIDDWETKVDAIVEETLTENMTVISGIPSWVQMYFEKLQKRTGKKVGEIFKNFDLFIYGGVNFEPYKKKFENLIGKKVDSIELFPASEGFFAFQDSQKEKGMLLLLNSGIFYEFIKADEFFGENPQRITLKDVETGVNYVMIISTNAGLWSYNLGDTVQFTSTQPYRVIVSGRIKHFISAFGEHVIAKEVEQAIKEAMAGSIVSVNEFTVAPQITPPEGGLPYHEWFIEFENEPENMDDFASKIDQSLQKQNTYYYDLIQGKVLQKLKIRKVKNGGFAGYMKSVGKLGGQNKVQRLSNDRKIAEVLLKFNTS; this is encoded by the coding sequence ATGTCGTTAAAAACCTTAGGGGCAAAGATTTTTGCTAAAAAGATTTATAATAAAATTCAAAAATGGGCCAATAATCCTGTTGGTACACAGGAAAAGGTTTTCCGGGAGCTCATTTTAAAAGCTGAAAATACATCTTTTGGGAAAGATCATCATTTTTCGGAAATAACCAATTATCAGGATTTTATTAAAAATGTGCCTGTAAGGGATTATGAAGCATTAAAACCATATATTGCCAGGATAGTTGAAGGTGAAGAAAATGTTTTGTGGGAAGGCAAACCGCTTTACTTTGCCAAAACCTCCGGAACCACATCGGGGGTAAAAAATATACCATTAACTGCAGAATCTCTTAAATTTCAAATACAGGCAGCCAGAGATGCTATTTTATGCTATATACATGAAACAGGCAATGGAAAATTTGTGGACGGAAAATGGATCTTTCTCCAGGGAAGTCCTGTTTTAAAAGAAAAAAACGGTGTGAAAATAGGACGTCTTTCCGGTATTGTTGCGCATTATGTTCCCTCATACCTTTTAAAAAACAGAATGCCAAGCTGGAATACAAATTGTATAGACGACTGGGAAACCAAAGTTGATGCTATTGTAGAAGAAACCCTGACAGAAAACATGACGGTAATAAGCGGCATACCGTCGTGGGTACAAATGTATTTTGAAAAACTGCAAAAAAGAACAGGGAAAAAAGTAGGGGAAATTTTTAAAAATTTCGACCTGTTTATTTACGGAGGAGTAAACTTTGAACCCTATAAGAAGAAATTTGAAAACTTAATCGGCAAAAAAGTTGACAGTATAGAATTATTTCCTGCGAGTGAAGGTTTTTTTGCGTTTCAGGACTCACAAAAAGAAAAAGGAATGTTACTTCTTTTAAACTCGGGAATATTTTATGAGTTTATTAAAGCCGATGAATTTTTCGGGGAAAACCCTCAGCGCATAACTTTAAAAGATGTTGAAACCGGGGTAAATTATGTAATGATCATCTCTACCAATGCAGGTTTATGGAGTTATAACCTAGGAGATACGGTACAATTTACCTCTACACAACCTTATCGAGTAATAGTTTCCGGAAGAATAAAGCATTTTATTTCGGCATTTGGAGAACATGTTATTGCCAAAGAAGTAGAACAGGCCATTAAAGAAGCAATGGCAGGCTCCATTGTAAGTGTGAATGAATTTACGGTTGCTCCGCAAATAACCCCTCCTGAAGGGGGGTTGCCTTACCACGAATGGTTTATTGAGTTTGAAAACGAGCCGGAAAATATGGACGACTTTGCGTCGAAAATAGATCAGTCCCTTCAAAAACAAAACACTTATTATTACGACTTAATTCAGGGGAAGGTATTGCAAAAACTTAAAATCAGGAAAGTAAAAAACGGAGGTTTTGCCGGGTATATGAAATCTGTTGGCAAACTTGGCGGACAAAATAAAGTACAACGACTGTCAAACGACCGAAAAATTGCAGAAGTTCTTTTAAAATTTAATACTTCATAA
- the cysQ gene encoding 3'(2'),5'-bisphosphate nucleotidase CysQ: MIDENLKTAIQASIQAGNEIIKFYNSDFKIDYKKDRSPVTEADKKANSIINQFLEPTGIPIISEENAQINFNIRKNWKKCWMVDPLDGTKEFINKNDEFTVNIALIEDNRPLLGVIYIPVEGVLYCADVKERKAWKAIIKDKFHLNYLKPLRPQKIKNSLRVVGSRSHMGEETENFIKNLKVANPEKKINFLSKGSSIKFCLLAEGNADIYPRFSPTMEWDTAAGHAICNATGIKVISLQTNKELSYNKPSLINNYFLVKN, encoded by the coding sequence ATGATCGATGAGAATTTAAAAACTGCCATTCAAGCTTCAATTCAAGCGGGTAATGAGATTATTAAATTCTATAATTCTGATTTCAAGATTGATTATAAAAAAGATCGTTCGCCGGTAACTGAAGCCGATAAAAAAGCAAATTCAATTATCAATCAATTTTTAGAACCCACTGGTATTCCTATAATCAGTGAAGAAAACGCACAAATAAATTTTAACATTCGGAAAAACTGGAAAAAATGCTGGATGGTAGATCCGTTGGATGGCACAAAGGAGTTTATTAATAAAAATGATGAGTTCACGGTTAATATCGCCTTAATTGAGGATAATAGACCCTTGTTGGGAGTAATATATATTCCTGTGGAAGGTGTTTTGTACTGTGCTGATGTTAAAGAGAGAAAGGCATGGAAAGCAATTATAAAAGATAAATTCCATTTAAATTATTTAAAACCATTAAGGCCTCAAAAAATAAAAAATTCCTTAAGAGTAGTGGGAAGCAGGTCTCATATGGGTGAAGAAACAGAAAATTTTATTAAAAACTTAAAAGTTGCAAACCCTGAAAAAAAAATTAATTTCCTTTCAAAAGGAAGTTCCATAAAATTTTGTTTACTCGCCGAAGGCAATGCCGATATATACCCCCGGTTTTCACCAACCATGGAGTGGGATACCGCTGCAGGACATGCAATATGTAATGCCACGGGAATAAAAGTGATCTCACTTCAGACAAATAAAGAATTGAGTTATAATAAACCATCTCTTATTAATAATTATTTCCTGGTAAAAAACTAA
- a CDS encoding DUF2061 domain-containing protein, translated as MKDITHKRHVAKTITWRAIGTADTIILSWIISGNPFTGLKIGFAETITKMFLYYLHERAWFKIRIKNSKKRHLIKTITWRIVGTLDTIVLSWIISGNSFTGLKIGFAELLTKMVLYYLHERAWYKSDYGLQERNSKN; from the coding sequence ATGAAAGATATAACCCACAAACGGCATGTTGCCAAAACAATAACCTGGAGAGCTATAGGTACAGCTGATACTATTATTCTCTCCTGGATAATATCGGGGAATCCTTTTACAGGGTTAAAAATCGGTTTTGCCGAAACAATTACCAAAATGTTCCTTTATTATTTACACGAAAGGGCATGGTTTAAAATAAGAATTAAAAACAGCAAAAAAAGGCATTTAATAAAAACGATAACCTGGCGTATTGTTGGCACATTAGACACAATTGTATTATCTTGGATAATATCCGGAAATTCTTTTACAGGATTAAAAATCGGTTTTGCCGAACTCCTGACTAAAATGGTTTTATATTATTTGCATGAAAGAGCCTGGTACAAGTCAGATTACGGATTACAGGAAAGAAAC